A region of Solea solea chromosome 7, fSolSol10.1, whole genome shotgun sequence DNA encodes the following proteins:
- the LOC131462740 gene encoding coatomer subunit delta — MVLLAAAVCTKAGKAIVSRQFVEMTRTRIEGLLAAFPKLMNTGKQHTFVETDSVRYVYQPLEKLYMVLITTKNSNILEDLETLRLFSRVIPEYCRVLEESEISEHCFDLIFAFDEIVALGYRENVNLAQIRTFTEMDSHEEKVFRAVRETQEREAKAEMRRKAKELQQARRDAERSGKKVPAFGGFGSGGMTSVSSGSIITDTIVEPEKPKITPTAVRPSGPSKALKLGAKGKEVDNFVDKLKSEGETIIPAKGKRGSDVSKVLPPPVNVEGVHLRVEEKILLTSGRDGGLQNMEVLGMVTLRVTDDKNGRIRLIINNNDNKGLQLQTHPNVDKKLFTAESVIGLKNPEKSFPLNNDVGVLKWRLQTTDESLIPLTINCWPSESGTGCDVNIEYELQEESLELNDVVISIPVPSGVGAPLIGDLDGEYKHDSRRNILEWCLPVIDANNKTGSLEFSIAGQPNDFFPVNVSFVSKRNYCDIQVTKVTHVDGDSSVRFSSETSFVVDKYEIL, encoded by the exons ATG GTGCTGTTGGCAGCGGCGGTGTGCACCAAGGCCGGCAAGGCCATTGTTTCGCGGCAGTTTGTGGAAATGACTCGGACGCGCATTGAGGGTCTCCTGGCCGCGTTCCCTAAACTGATGAACACGGGAAAGCAGCACACCTTTGTGGAAACAGACAGTGTCCGCTATGTGTACCAGCCACTTGAGAAACTCTACATGGTCCTCATCACCACCAAGAACAGCAACATCCTGGAGGACCTAGAGACACTCAGACTCTTCTCCCGAGTG ATCCCAGAATACTGCCGTGTGTTGGAGGAGAGCGAAATATCGGAGCACTGCTTTGACCTCATCTTTGCTTTCGATGAGATTGTGGCATTAGGCTACAGAGAGAACGTCAACCTGGCTCAGATCCGCACCTTCACAGAGATGGACTCTCATGAGGAGAAGGTGTTCCGTGCCGTCAGAGAG ACTCAAGAGAGAGAAGCCAAGGCAGAGATGAGGAGAAAGGCTAAGGAGCTGCAGCAGGCGAGGAGAGATGCTGAGCGCTCTGGAAAGAAAGTGCCAGCTTTTGGCGGTTTTGGCAGTGGTGGCATGACCAGCGTTTCATCAGGGTCCATCATCACAGACACCATCGTCGAGCCAGAAAAACCCAAGATTACACCAACTGCAGTCAG aCCAAGTGGTCCCAGTAAGGCTCTGAAACTGGGTGCTAAAGGGAAAGAGGTGGACAACTTTGTTGACAAGCTCAAGTCTGAGGGTGAAACCATCATACCTGCCAAAGGAAAGAGAGGCTCAGATGTATCAAAGGTTCTGCCGCCACCAGTCAATGTGGAGGG TGTACATCTGCGTGTGGAAGAGAAGATCTTGCTGACCAGTGGTCGCGACGGTGGCCTACAGAACATGGAGGTGCTAGGCATGGTGACACTCCGAGTCACAGATGACAAGAACGGTCGCATTAGGCTCATCATcaacaataatgacaacaaaggaTTGCAGCTGCAA ACACATCCCAATGTGGACAAGAAGTTGTTTACAGCAGAGTCAGTGATTGGCCTGAAGAATCCAGAGAAGTCCTTCCCTCTCAACAATGACGTTGGTGTGCTGAAGTGGAGACTACAGACCACAGACGAGTCCCTCATACCTCTAACTA TAAACTGCTGGCCTTCAGAGAGTGGCACTGGCTGCGATGTCAACATTGAGtatgagctgcaggaggagagcCTTGAGCTGAATGACGTGGTCATAAGCATCCCTGTCCC ATCTGGGGTGGGAGCTCCACTTATTGGTGACTTGGATGGAGAGTACAAACATGACAGCAGGCGAAACATCCTGGAGTGGTGCCTACCTGTCATCGATGCCAACAACAAGACCGGCAGCCTGGAGTTCAGCATTGCAGGGCAGCCCAACGACTTCTTCCCTGTCAATGTGTCCTTTGTGTCCAAGCGCAACTACTGTGACATCCAG GTTACCAAAGTGACCCACGTAGATGGCGACAGCTCCGTTAGATTTTCTTCAGAAACCTCCTTTGTTGTCGACAAATACGAAATCCTGTAA